The Streptomyces sp. Alt3 genome has a segment encoding these proteins:
- a CDS encoding ABC transporter permease: MSTESTPALLKGAAGVDAVQTDGPAPAGPSARSPRARSTTAYLRYTAGKLAGAAVSLFAVLVTSFFLFRLIPGDPVKQMTGGRQVSTEQIAAMRKEFGLDLPLWQQFTDYCGKALTGDFGTSYQFRAPVMDKITEALPATLLLTGTAFVIYTAIGIWLGARSAWRNGSAGDRFHTAFALTLYSVPSFWLGLLLIVTLSVGIGPVPGMFPTGGMESGSESGFAYVLDVAHHLVLPVVTLVAVEYARTLLVMRSSLLDEMGSDYLTTARAKGLRDDLVRRRHAVPNAMLPTVTLLFVNLGNTVAGAILVETVFSWPGLGGLFYQALSVPDLPLVQALFFIFAAAVILMNTLADVIYPLLDPRVGR; this comes from the coding sequence ATGAGCACAGAAAGCACTCCCGCGCTCCTGAAGGGCGCGGCGGGCGTTGACGCTGTGCAGACCGACGGCCCGGCTCCGGCCGGGCCGTCGGCCCGCAGTCCACGCGCCCGCAGCACGACCGCTTATCTCCGCTACACGGCGGGCAAGCTGGCCGGTGCGGCCGTCTCGCTGTTCGCCGTGCTCGTCACCAGCTTCTTCCTGTTCCGTCTGATCCCCGGTGACCCGGTCAAGCAGATGACCGGCGGCCGGCAGGTCTCGACCGAACAGATCGCCGCGATGCGAAAGGAGTTCGGCCTGGACCTGCCGCTCTGGCAGCAGTTCACCGACTACTGCGGCAAGGCCCTGACCGGGGACTTCGGTACGTCGTACCAGTTCCGCGCGCCGGTCATGGACAAGATCACCGAGGCGCTACCCGCGACGCTGCTGCTGACCGGCACGGCGTTCGTGATCTACACGGCGATCGGCATCTGGCTGGGTGCCAGGTCCGCCTGGCGCAACGGCTCGGCCGGCGACCGCTTCCACACGGCCTTCGCCCTCACGCTGTACTCGGTGCCCTCGTTCTGGCTCGGCCTGCTCCTGATCGTCACCCTGTCGGTCGGCATCGGGCCCGTCCCCGGCATGTTCCCGACGGGCGGCATGGAGTCCGGGAGCGAGAGCGGTTTCGCCTACGTCCTGGACGTGGCCCATCACCTCGTGCTTCCGGTCGTCACCCTCGTCGCCGTCGAGTACGCGCGCACCCTGCTGGTGATGCGTTCCTCCCTGCTCGACGAGATGGGCAGCGACTACCTGACGACGGCACGGGCGAAGGGCCTCCGGGACGACCTGGTGCGCCGCCGGCACGCCGTCCCGAACGCGATGCTTCCGACGGTGACCCTGCTCTTCGTCAACCTGGGCAACACGGTCGCGGGCGCCATCCTGGTCGAGACGGTGTTCTCCTGGCCGGGCCTGGGCGGACTGTTCTACCAGGCGCTGAGCGTTCCCGACCTGCCACTGGTGCAGGCGCTGTTCTTCATCTTCGCCGCCGCGGTGATCCTGATGAACACGCTCGCCGATGTGATCTATCCGCTCCTCGATCCCCGGGTGGGCCGATGA
- a CDS encoding oligopeptide/dipeptide ABC transporter ATP-binding protein gives MTTTPPAPLLSAQSLEVAFPGRRGAATARAVDGVDLDIRPGEIVALVGESGCGKTTLARSLLGLVPPTAGRVTFGGEPLNYTGRALKAYRKRVQLVLQDPSGSLNPRHTVYDAVAEGLRIHGYTGDEGAAVSGALARAGLRPPERFLLRYPHELSGGQRQRVVIAGALVLEPELIVADEPVASLDASVRGEILALLLRLRDELGLSALVVTHDLGLAWNIADRVAVMYLGRIVETGDVEQILTAPRHPYTRALLSVLPEADGEPVILTGEPPDPSKVPSGCRFHARCQVLASGEAERAGVADACRTKDLPVLEGGGRTQVACHWVAAGTAGVAEAV, from the coding sequence ATGACCACCACTCCCCCGGCCCCCCTGCTCAGCGCCCAGTCGCTGGAGGTCGCCTTCCCGGGCCGTCGCGGGGCGGCGACCGCGCGTGCGGTCGACGGGGTCGACCTCGACATCCGTCCCGGCGAGATCGTCGCCCTGGTCGGCGAGTCGGGCTGCGGGAAGACGACGCTGGCCCGGTCGCTGCTCGGCCTGGTGCCTCCCACCGCCGGCCGGGTCACCTTCGGCGGCGAGCCCCTGAACTACACGGGCCGCGCACTGAAGGCGTACCGCAAGCGGGTGCAGCTGGTCCTCCAGGATCCCAGTGGCTCCCTCAACCCCCGCCACACGGTGTACGACGCCGTGGCGGAGGGCCTGCGCATCCACGGCTACACCGGTGACGAGGGGGCGGCGGTGTCCGGGGCGCTGGCGCGCGCGGGGCTGCGGCCTCCGGAGCGCTTCCTCCTGCGGTATCCGCACGAGCTGTCCGGCGGACAGCGTCAGCGCGTCGTGATCGCGGGCGCGCTGGTCCTGGAGCCGGAGCTCATCGTCGCGGACGAGCCCGTGGCGTCGCTGGACGCATCCGTCCGCGGCGAGATCCTGGCCCTGCTGCTGAGGCTGCGTGACGAACTGGGGCTGTCGGCCCTGGTGGTGACGCACGATCTGGGTCTGGCGTGGAACATCGCGGACCGGGTCGCGGTGATGTACCTCGGCCGGATCGTGGAGACGGGTGACGTGGAGCAGATCCTGACGGCTCCCCGGCACCCGTACACCCGGGCCCTTCTGTCCGTGCTGCCCGAGGCGGACGGCGAGCCGGTGATCCTGACGGGTGAGCCGCCGGATCCCTCGAAGGTCCCGTCCGGCTGCCGCTTCCACGCCCGCTGCCAGGTGCTCGCCTCGGGTGAGGCGGAGCGGGCGGGCGTTGCGGACGCGTGCCGCACGAAGGATCTGCCGGTACTGGAGGGGGGCGGCCGTACCCAGGTCGCCTGCCACTGGGTGGCGGCGGGGACGGCCGGGGTGGCCGAGGCGGTCTAG
- a CDS encoding XdhC family protein, with protein sequence MRELLPELRDWLTAGTPFALATVVAVRGSAPRAPGATMAVAATGAVAGSVSGGCVESDVYEVATETLTTGLAELRTYGISDDEAFGAGLTCGGTIDVLVRPYVAPADRDALRELVDTVAAGEPVALATVVSGAARLGARLLVRNGRTDGSLGDEGLDAAVTDDARGLLAQGATGGIRYGAHGERRMQDVTVFVQTYAPAPRMLVFGAIDHAAATARIGSFLGYRVTVCDARPAFATRERFPTADEVVCAWPHTYLESTPVDARTVVCVLTHDPKFDVPLLAAALRTPATYIGVMGSRRTHADRLARLREAGVDEAGLARLASPVGLDLGARTPEETAVSIAAEIIQHRWGGTGRPLAELSGAIHHAPL encoded by the coding sequence GTGCGTGAGCTGCTGCCTGAACTGCGCGACTGGCTGACCGCCGGTACGCCCTTCGCCCTCGCCACCGTCGTCGCGGTCCGGGGCAGCGCGCCCCGCGCCCCGGGCGCCACGATGGCGGTGGCCGCCACCGGTGCGGTGGCCGGCAGTGTCTCCGGGGGGTGCGTGGAGAGCGATGTGTACGAGGTCGCCACCGAGACGCTCACCACGGGCCTCGCGGAGCTGCGGACCTACGGCATCAGCGACGACGAGGCATTCGGCGCCGGGCTGACCTGCGGTGGCACGATCGACGTCCTGGTGCGGCCCTACGTCGCGCCGGCGGACCGGGACGCACTGCGGGAACTCGTCGACACCGTCGCCGCCGGGGAGCCCGTCGCTCTCGCCACCGTGGTGTCCGGAGCCGCGCGGCTGGGTGCCCGCCTGCTGGTCCGGAACGGCCGGACCGACGGCTCGCTCGGCGACGAGGGGCTCGACGCCGCCGTCACCGACGACGCGCGCGGACTGCTCGCCCAGGGAGCCACCGGCGGCATCCGGTACGGCGCACACGGGGAACGCCGGATGCAGGACGTCACCGTCTTCGTCCAGACGTACGCCCCCGCCCCCCGCATGCTCGTCTTCGGAGCCATCGACCACGCCGCGGCCACCGCGAGGATCGGCTCCTTCCTCGGCTACCGCGTGACGGTGTGCGACGCCCGCCCGGCCTTCGCCACCCGGGAACGTTTCCCCACGGCCGACGAGGTCGTCTGCGCCTGGCCGCACACCTACCTGGAATCGACCCCGGTGGACGCGCGCACGGTCGTCTGCGTCCTGACCCACGACCCGAAGTTCGACGTGCCCCTGCTCGCCGCGGCGCTGCGGACCCCCGCCACGTACATCGGGGTGATGGGCAGCCGCCGCACCCACGCCGACCGGCTCGCCCGGCTGCGGGAGGCCGGGGTGGACGAGGCGGGACTGGCCCGCCTCGCCTCACCCGTCGGCCTCGACCTCGGAGCCCGGACGCCGGAGGAGACTGCTGTCTCCATCGCCGCCGAGATCATCCAGCACCGCTGGGGCGGCACGGGCCGGCCCCTGGCCGAACTGTCCGGGGCCATCCATCACGCCCCGCTCTAG
- a CDS encoding ABC transporter ATP-binding protein, with protein sequence MTAVKTESVPKPETGQPLLDVRNLHVTYGSGASAVPAVRGVDLRVEAGRKLGIAGESGCGKSTLALALLRLLPASATLSGEILLDGEDVLTMKWGRLRAVRWAGASIVFQGAMHSLNAVHRIGDQIAEPILLHSKATPAEARRRAGELLEQVGLPAARADAYPHELSGGQRQRVMIAMALACDPRLIIADEPTTALDVMIQAQILRLIEQLVSDQDLGLIMISHDLAVLSDTCDRLAVMYAGRVVEEGPAKQVYENARHPYGSALSAAFPRIGDLASRHAPRGLPGDPPDPSALPSGCTFHPRCTAALDSCATEDQELRPAGPSRRAACVLVEPEVTAAPGPLDGTEEARSTS encoded by the coding sequence TTGACCGCCGTGAAAACCGAGAGCGTCCCGAAGCCGGAGACCGGGCAGCCGTTGCTCGACGTCCGAAACCTGCACGTCACCTACGGCTCCGGGGCGTCGGCCGTCCCCGCCGTCCGGGGTGTCGACCTACGGGTGGAGGCGGGCCGGAAGCTCGGCATCGCCGGGGAGTCCGGCTGCGGGAAGTCGACGCTGGCGCTCGCCCTGCTGCGTCTCCTGCCCGCGTCCGCGACCCTGAGCGGCGAGATCCTGCTGGACGGTGAGGACGTCCTCACCATGAAGTGGGGACGGCTGCGCGCCGTGCGCTGGGCGGGGGCTTCGATCGTGTTCCAGGGCGCGATGCACTCGCTGAACGCGGTGCACCGCATCGGGGACCAGATCGCGGAACCGATCCTCCTGCACAGCAAGGCGACCCCGGCCGAAGCCCGTCGGCGCGCCGGTGAGCTGCTGGAGCAGGTGGGGCTGCCGGCCGCGCGCGCGGACGCCTATCCGCACGAGCTGTCCGGCGGCCAGCGCCAGCGCGTGATGATCGCGATGGCGCTGGCCTGCGATCCTCGGCTGATCATCGCCGACGAGCCCACGACCGCACTCGACGTGATGATCCAGGCGCAGATCCTGCGGCTCATCGAACAGCTCGTCAGCGACCAGGACCTCGGTCTGATCATGATCAGCCACGACCTGGCGGTGCTGTCCGACACCTGCGACCGACTGGCGGTGATGTACGCCGGCCGGGTCGTCGAGGAGGGCCCGGCCAAGCAGGTCTACGAAAACGCCAGGCACCCCTACGGCAGTGCCCTGTCGGCCGCCTTCCCCCGCATCGGGGACCTCGCGTCCCGGCACGCGCCACGAGGACTGCCCGGTGACCCGCCGGACCCCTCCGCGCTGCCCTCGGGCTGTACGTTCCATCCGCGCTGCACGGCTGCGCTGGACTCCTGCGCCACCGAGGACCAGGAACTGCGTCCGGCCGGTCCGTCCCGGCGTGCCGCCTGTGTGCTGGTGGAGCCGGAGGTCACGGCCGCGCCCGGTCCGCTCGACGGCACCGAGGAAGCAAGGAGCACCTCATGA
- a CDS encoding bifunctional riboflavin kinase/FAD synthetase, with amino-acid sequence MHCWRGLEDIPEDWGRSVVTIGSYDGVHRGHQLIIGRAVERARELGVPSVVVTFDPHPSEVVRPGTHPPLLAPHQRRAELMAGLGVDAVLILPFTAAFSQLSPADFIAKVLVDKLHAKLVIEGPNFRFGHRAAGNVTFLAELGATYDYGTEVIELYVSGEAGGGEPFSSTLTRRLIAEGDVAGAAEILGRPHRVEGVVVRGAQRGRELGFPTANVETLPHTAIPADGVYAGWLTVDGEAMPAAISVGTNPQFDGTERTVEAYAIDRVGLDLYGLHVAVDFLAYVRGMLKFESIDDLLVAMAADVKRSSELIAAYERD; translated from the coding sequence GTGCACTGCTGGCGTGGCTTGGAGGACATCCCTGAGGACTGGGGACGCAGCGTCGTCACCATCGGGTCCTACGACGGGGTGCACCGCGGACACCAGCTGATCATCGGCCGTGCCGTGGAGCGGGCGCGTGAGCTCGGCGTCCCCTCGGTCGTCGTCACCTTCGACCCGCACCCCAGCGAGGTCGTCCGCCCCGGCACGCACCCGCCGCTGCTGGCCCCGCACCAGCGCCGTGCCGAGCTGATGGCCGGGCTGGGGGTGGACGCGGTGCTGATCCTGCCGTTCACCGCCGCGTTCTCGCAGCTCTCGCCCGCCGACTTCATCGCGAAGGTGCTCGTCGACAAGCTCCACGCGAAGCTGGTCATCGAAGGCCCCAACTTCCGGTTCGGACACCGCGCGGCCGGCAACGTCACGTTCCTCGCCGAGCTCGGTGCGACGTACGACTACGGGACCGAGGTCATCGAGCTCTACGTCAGCGGTGAGGCGGGCGGCGGCGAGCCGTTCTCCTCGACGCTCACCCGCCGCCTGATCGCCGAGGGCGACGTCGCGGGGGCCGCGGAGATCCTCGGCCGCCCGCACCGCGTCGAGGGCGTCGTGGTGCGCGGTGCCCAGCGCGGGCGCGAGCTCGGATTCCCCACGGCGAACGTCGAGACCCTGCCGCACACCGCGATCCCCGCCGACGGCGTCTACGCCGGCTGGCTCACCGTCGACGGCGAGGCGATGCCCGCCGCGATCTCCGTGGGAACCAACCCGCAGTTCGACGGCACGGAGCGGACCGTCGAGGCGTACGCCATCGACCGCGTCGGTCTGGACCTGTACGGACTGCACGTGGCCGTGGACTTCCTGGCCTACGTGCGCGGAATGCTGAAGTTCGAGTCGATCGACGACCTTCTCGTGGCGATGGCCGCCGACGTGAAGCGGTCGAGCGAGCTGATCGCGGCATACGAACGGGACTGA
- a CDS encoding ABC transporter permease, with translation MTTTTDAARIAGPRALAWARRRQAAARFWQQYRGHRAGLAGLAVLAVIALTALAAPLLVGADSQSVTAAPGGPLESPSADFPLGTDQFGRSLLALLVWGTRVSLTVGLLAAFLSVAIGTLVGITAGHFKGWYGNVVMRITDWFLVMPTLVLAIALATVLSRSLWTTILAIGVTTWPTTARLVRAQTLSVESRPYIERSKALGGGHGHIMSRHVLPNVMPLVLAQTTLVISTAILTEATLAFLGLGDPTIVSWGGLLQDAREAGAVSSGNWWYLAPPGLAIAVVALAFTLCGRTVESVLNPKLGVSR, from the coding sequence ATGACGACCACGACCGACGCCGCACGGATCGCCGGCCCGCGCGCGCTGGCCTGGGCCCGCCGCCGCCAGGCCGCGGCCCGCTTCTGGCAGCAGTACCGCGGACACCGCGCGGGCCTGGCCGGCCTCGCCGTGCTCGCGGTGATCGCCCTGACGGCACTGGCCGCGCCGCTGCTGGTCGGCGCGGACTCGCAGAGCGTCACCGCCGCTCCGGGCGGACCCCTGGAGTCACCGAGCGCCGATTTCCCGCTGGGCACCGACCAGTTCGGCCGCAGCCTGCTCGCCCTGCTGGTGTGGGGGACCAGGGTCTCGCTGACGGTCGGTCTGCTGGCCGCGTTCCTCTCGGTGGCCATCGGGACCCTGGTGGGTATCACCGCGGGCCACTTCAAGGGCTGGTACGGCAACGTCGTCATGCGGATCACCGACTGGTTCCTGGTGATGCCGACGCTGGTGCTCGCCATCGCGCTGGCCACCGTGCTCTCGCGTTCGCTCTGGACGACGATCCTCGCCATCGGGGTGACGACCTGGCCGACGACCGCGCGGCTCGTGCGGGCGCAGACGCTGTCCGTGGAGTCCCGTCCGTACATCGAGCGCTCCAAGGCGCTCGGCGGCGGGCACGGCCACATCATGTCCCGTCATGTCCTGCCCAATGTGATGCCGCTGGTGCTCGCACAGACCACGCTGGTGATCTCCACCGCCATCCTCACCGAGGCGACTCTCGCCTTCCTCGGGCTGGGCGATCCGACGATCGTCTCCTGGGGCGGGCTGCTCCAGGACGCCCGTGAGGCCGGGGCGGTCAGCTCCGGCAACTGGTGGTACCTCGCTCCGCCCGGACTCGCCATCGCGGTCGTCGCCCTCGCGTTCACGCTGTGCGGCCGCACCGTCGAGTCCGTGCTCAACCCCAAGCTGGGGGTGTCCCGTTGA
- a CDS encoding ABC transporter substrate-binding protein, with the protein MVRRFPPRSSRPRGRLRVLLASGAAALALAAGSVVPGHPFGPAPQEAQAADGKSTLTVAVAQSVDSLSPFLAQRLLSTSIHRLMYDYLTNYDAKDNHTIPGLATKWETSADKLTWTYTIRSDSKWSDGKKATAEDAAWTFNTMMTDEGAATSNGSFVSNFKKVTATGPDKLVIELKQPQATMTALDVPIVPKHVWEEVGDFSKFNNDTKFPIVGNGPFILTDYKVDSYVKLKANKDFWRGAPKFDELVFRYYKDQDAAVAALRKGEVSFVAGSPSLTPAQAASLKTTADIKVNDAPGRRFYALATNPGAQTKDGKKFGDGHAALQDQNVRQALFMSVDRTTIIDKVFQGYAMEGEGYIPPRYGSYFWKPSAEQKLAYDPAKAAALLDEAGYSKNSAGKRTGKDGKPLDFRILCHATDPNDKAIGKYLQEWWGELGIGLKVDCLDNVSDPWYAGEYDLAFDGWSVNPDPDFVMSIHTCAALPAKAKETAATDNFICDKQYDELYAKQLAEYDPAKRADLVKQMESRLYDLGYMNVMAYPNAVEAYRTDQIKSITTMPAAAGNIYGQDGYWSWWSAVPAAGASGDSSDGGGSSTGVLIGVGVAVVVLAGGGLLFAMRRRSTAEDRE; encoded by the coding sequence ATGGTCAGAAGATTCCCTCCACGTTCCTCCCGCCCACGCGGCCGTCTGCGCGTTCTTCTCGCCTCCGGAGCCGCCGCCCTGGCGCTGGCCGCCGGATCGGTCGTCCCCGGGCACCCGTTCGGCCCCGCCCCGCAGGAGGCGCAGGCCGCCGACGGGAAGTCGACCCTCACGGTCGCGGTCGCCCAGAGCGTCGACTCCCTGAGCCCGTTCCTCGCGCAGCGCCTGCTCTCCACGAGCATCCACCGCCTGATGTACGACTACCTCACCAACTACGACGCCAAGGACAACCACACGATCCCCGGGCTCGCCACGAAGTGGGAGACCTCGGCGGACAAGCTGACGTGGACGTACACCATCCGGTCGGACTCGAAGTGGTCCGACGGCAAGAAGGCCACCGCCGAGGACGCGGCGTGGACCTTCAACACGATGATGACCGACGAGGGTGCGGCCACCTCGAACGGCAGCTTCGTCAGCAACTTCAAGAAGGTGACCGCCACCGGCCCGGACAAGCTGGTCATAGAGCTGAAGCAGCCTCAGGCCACGATGACGGCGCTGGACGTTCCCATCGTGCCCAAGCACGTCTGGGAGGAGGTCGGCGACTTCTCGAAGTTCAACAACGACACGAAGTTCCCCATCGTCGGCAACGGGCCTTTCATCCTGACGGACTACAAGGTCGACAGCTATGTGAAGCTGAAAGCCAACAAGGACTTCTGGCGGGGCGCTCCCAAGTTCGACGAGCTGGTCTTCCGCTACTACAAGGACCAGGACGCTGCCGTCGCCGCCCTCCGAAAGGGTGAAGTTTCCTTCGTCGCGGGAAGCCCGAGTCTGACCCCCGCGCAGGCCGCGTCGCTGAAGACCACCGCGGACATCAAGGTCAACGACGCCCCCGGCCGCCGCTTCTACGCGCTGGCGACCAACCCCGGCGCGCAGACCAAGGACGGCAAGAAGTTCGGCGACGGGCACGCGGCGCTCCAGGACCAGAATGTCCGTCAGGCGCTGTTCATGTCGGTGGACCGCACGACGATCATCGACAAGGTCTTCCAGGGTTACGCCATGGAGGGTGAGGGCTACATCCCGCCGCGCTACGGCTCGTACTTCTGGAAGCCGTCGGCCGAGCAGAAGCTCGCCTACGACCCGGCGAAGGCCGCCGCCCTCCTCGACGAGGCCGGCTACAGTAAGAACAGCGCGGGCAAGCGGACCGGGAAGGACGGCAAGCCGCTCGACTTCCGCATCCTGTGCCACGCCACCGACCCGAACGACAAGGCCATCGGCAAGTACCTCCAGGAGTGGTGGGGCGAGCTGGGCATCGGTCTGAAGGTCGACTGTCTCGACAACGTCTCCGACCCCTGGTACGCCGGTGAGTACGACCTCGCCTTCGACGGCTGGTCCGTCAACCCGGACCCGGACTTCGTCATGTCGATCCACACCTGCGCCGCGCTGCCGGCCAAGGCGAAGGAGACCGCGGCGACCGACAACTTCATCTGCGACAAGCAGTACGACGAGCTCTACGCGAAGCAGCTGGCGGAGTACGACCCCGCCAAACGGGCCGACCTCGTGAAGCAGATGGAGTCGCGGCTGTACGACCTGGGGTACATGAATGTCATGGCGTACCCGAATGCCGTCGAGGCCTACCGCACCGATCAGATCAAGTCCATCACGACCATGCCCGCGGCCGCGGGCAACATCTACGGTCAGGACGGTTACTGGAGCTGGTGGTCGGCGGTCCCGGCAGCCGGTGCGTCGGGCGACTCGTCCGACGGCGGCGGCAGCTCCACCGGAGTCCTCATCGGGGTCGGTGTCGCCGTAGTCGTCCTCGCCGGTGGCGGACTGCTGTTCGCCATGCGTCGTCGTTCCACCGCGGAAGACCGTGAATAG